The following are from one region of the Williamwhitmania taraxaci genome:
- a CDS encoding GxxExxY protein, with the protein MEEINKLSYAIIGAAYKVHSSLGPGLLESTYEVCLEYELLKIGLKVERQKLLPVFYNEIVLDAGYRVDLLVEDSIIVELKAVADVAPIHRAQLMTYLKLADLPLGLLINFNVTDLKQGINRIIM; encoded by the coding sequence ATGGAAGAAATTAATAAACTCAGCTATGCCATTATTGGGGCTGCCTATAAGGTTCATTCATCTTTGGGTCCGGGATTATTAGAATCTACTTATGAAGTCTGTTTGGAATATGAGTTGTTAAAAATAGGATTGAAAGTTGAGCGGCAGAAATTATTACCTGTCTTTTACAACGAGATTGTGTTAGATGCAGGATATAGAGTTGATTTATTGGTTGAAGATTCTATCATAGTCGAATTAAAGGCGGTAGCCGATGTGGCACCCATACATCGGGCTCAATTAATGACCTATCTGAAGTTAGCGGATTTACCATTAGGGTTACTAATCAACTTTAATGTTACCGACCTAAAGCAAGGAATAAATAGAATAATCATGTAG
- a CDS encoding AAA family ATPase — protein sequence MIPIHLTLQGIYSYQEKQSIDFTRLTEANIFGIFGPVGSGKSTVLEAITYALYGRTDRLNLSGDDRNYNMMNLKSNELLIEFRFRTGKGDTEYMATVTGKRNSKQFDVVKAHDRAAYQRVNEQWQPIEVNSLDTIIGLSYENFKRTIIIPQNRFQEFLQLGNKERTQMMKELFNLEKYELYYKVVALESKNNQQQQNLDGQLQQLGDLNPEQVSLAEEGLKTIKHEIEQKAKELALQQEEEVKFRKLKELVGKLRETEQLLAQLKAQEPDFIRLDRSIREYDYCRLNFMGLLESAKEVSAKIAQFEQGITADNSLLTTTLKQLTDIEASYEVVKKEFDGRELLKQQAEELGKIAKLNQLGVVRNHLNERISKGDKIYSDTVEKANQLKVEYDLLAVSLKETRAQQPDMALLSKMRDWFTVNNLHTSSLKEVNLELVAVQTEMEAIEKQKSLLWEDKCFDGILPTNDFKEIVAQLEDRKVQIKDFINQLSMELEHLALQSKLQEYATNLEEGRPCPLCGALSHPEPLTAQSVSEAQVQARNQRSVHEKEIIAIEQGQKQLSEIATKLQLKRETLDRLLGKQKEQAAKVAEHQTLFVWEAYRDERTITTEFSKAEQLQLQIKEKEAEQEKFAQRLEDENRNKEKYGKAVEEFRHQLTANSTESSTLSSQITLFQISEFETNSSDEIETRKNILLKQYRDVEAAYETTLRTLTTLRKESDTITGRLEANRKTLEQERTVQQAVGAKISAQLEQSEYSSIVAVEKILAQPMDVEREKKKVDDFRHSLDFSQKQLAAFNTEMGDQKYDAQQHQVVLLSIASVSEELKLKNQSQGKLESDLIKLKADLDTQKSLRELADRLHARGEDIKTLKQLFKASGFVNYISSVYLQELCHAANGRFYKLTRQKLSLEVTDDNNFQVRDFMNGGKVRNVKTLSGGQTFQAALSLALALADNIQKITDSNQNFFFLDEGFGSLDKDSLETVFDTLKSLRKENRIVGVISHVEEMQQEIDAHLKIVNDEERGSLIRTSWS from the coding sequence ATGATTCCCATCCACCTTACCCTTCAGGGCATATACTCCTACCAGGAGAAGCAATCCATCGATTTCACTCGGCTTACCGAGGCGAACATATTTGGCATTTTCGGGCCGGTGGGGAGCGGTAAATCCACTGTTTTGGAAGCCATTACCTACGCCCTGTATGGCCGCACCGATCGGTTGAACCTCTCGGGCGACGACCGGAACTACAACATGATGAATTTAAAGTCGAATGAGCTGCTCATCGAGTTTCGATTCAGAACTGGCAAGGGCGACACCGAATATATGGCTACCGTAACAGGCAAGAGAAACAGCAAGCAATTCGACGTGGTGAAAGCGCACGATAGGGCGGCCTACCAGCGCGTAAATGAGCAGTGGCAGCCCATTGAGGTGAACTCGTTGGATACCATAATCGGGTTGAGCTACGAGAATTTCAAGCGCACCATTATTATTCCTCAGAATCGATTTCAGGAATTCCTCCAGCTGGGCAATAAAGAGCGCACACAAATGATGAAGGAGCTCTTCAACCTCGAGAAGTATGAGCTCTACTATAAGGTGGTTGCGCTTGAGTCGAAGAATAATCAGCAGCAGCAGAATTTAGACGGGCAGCTCCAGCAGTTGGGCGATCTGAATCCGGAACAGGTAAGCCTTGCTGAGGAAGGATTGAAAACCATAAAGCATGAGATTGAGCAAAAGGCCAAGGAGCTGGCCTTGCAGCAGGAGGAGGAGGTAAAATTCCGTAAATTGAAGGAGTTGGTGGGTAAGCTAAGGGAAACCGAGCAATTGCTGGCACAGCTAAAGGCGCAGGAACCCGATTTTATCCGGCTCGACAGGTCGATTCGGGAATACGACTACTGTAGGCTAAATTTCATGGGACTCTTGGAGTCGGCCAAGGAGGTATCTGCTAAAATTGCGCAGTTCGAGCAGGGTATTACCGCCGACAATTCCTTGCTTACGACTACGCTCAAGCAGCTTACGGATATTGAAGCCAGTTACGAAGTCGTCAAAAAGGAGTTCGATGGTCGTGAGCTGCTCAAACAGCAGGCCGAGGAGTTGGGTAAGATTGCCAAGCTCAATCAGCTCGGGGTGGTGCGCAACCATTTAAATGAGCGCATTTCGAAAGGAGATAAAATATACTCCGATACGGTAGAAAAGGCCAATCAGCTTAAGGTAGAATACGATTTACTGGCGGTATCGCTAAAGGAAACGAGAGCACAACAACCCGATATGGCCCTGCTCTCGAAAATGAGGGATTGGTTCACGGTAAACAACCTGCACACATCTTCTCTGAAGGAGGTTAACCTAGAGTTGGTAGCGGTTCAAACCGAAATGGAGGCAATCGAAAAGCAAAAATCCCTTCTCTGGGAAGATAAATGCTTCGACGGTATTCTGCCGACCAACGATTTTAAGGAAATTGTCGCCCAGCTCGAAGACAGGAAGGTTCAGATTAAAGATTTTATCAATCAGCTTAGCATGGAGCTGGAGCATTTAGCCCTTCAGTCGAAGCTACAGGAGTATGCTACCAACCTTGAGGAGGGGAGGCCTTGCCCGCTCTGCGGAGCGCTATCGCATCCCGAACCTTTAACTGCCCAAAGCGTTTCCGAGGCACAAGTGCAAGCCCGAAACCAACGGAGCGTTCATGAAAAAGAGATTATAGCCATTGAGCAGGGGCAAAAGCAACTTTCGGAAATCGCCACCAAGCTTCAGCTAAAGCGGGAGACTCTCGACCGGTTGCTGGGTAAGCAAAAGGAGCAAGCAGCTAAGGTTGCGGAGCATCAAACCCTATTTGTATGGGAGGCTTACCGGGACGAGCGCACCATTACTACGGAATTTAGCAAGGCCGAGCAACTTCAACTTCAAATTAAGGAGAAAGAGGCCGAGCAGGAAAAGTTTGCACAGCGGTTGGAGGACGAAAACCGTAACAAGGAGAAGTATGGTAAGGCCGTGGAGGAGTTTCGCCACCAGCTTACCGCCAATTCCACGGAATCGTCAACCTTGAGCAGCCAAATTACCCTATTTCAGATTAGCGAGTTCGAAACCAACTCATCGGACGAGATAGAGACGAGGAAGAACATCCTGCTTAAGCAATACCGCGATGTTGAGGCGGCATACGAAACCACCCTTCGCACCCTCACCACCCTTAGGAAGGAGAGCGACACCATTACCGGCCGGCTCGAAGCCAACCGGAAGACGCTAGAGCAGGAGCGCACCGTGCAGCAAGCTGTCGGCGCCAAGATCTCGGCACAGCTGGAGCAGTCCGAGTATAGCTCGATTGTAGCGGTGGAGAAAATTCTTGCCCAACCGATGGATGTGGAGCGGGAAAAAAAGAAGGTGGATGATTTCCGCCATTCGCTGGACTTTTCCCAAAAGCAGCTGGCAGCGTTCAACACCGAGATGGGGGATCAAAAATACGATGCGCAGCAGCACCAGGTGGTATTGCTATCGATAGCATCGGTTTCGGAGGAGCTGAAGCTCAAGAATCAAAGCCAGGGCAAGCTCGAGAGCGACCTAATAAAGTTGAAGGCCGACCTTGACACCCAGAAATCGCTTCGCGAGCTGGCCGATAGGCTTCATGCCAGGGGTGAGGATATCAAAACCCTTAAGCAGCTCTTTAAGGCAAGCGGGTTTGTGAATTACATCTCCTCGGTTTACCTGCAGGAGTTGTGCCATGCCGCCAACGGTAGGTTTTATAAGCTCACGCGCCAGAAATTAAGCCTTGAGGTTACCGACGACAATAACTTTCAGGTGCGCGACTTTATGAATGGCGGAAAAGTGCGCAACGTGAAAACCCTTTCGGGCGGTCAAACCTTTCAGGCGGCGCTATCGCTCGCCTTGGCCCTAGCCGATAACATACAAAAGATTACCGATTCCAACCAAAACTTCTTCTTCCTCGATGAAGGCTTCGGCTCGCTCGATAAAGATTCGCTCGAAACAGTCTTCGACACCCTCAAATCGCTGCGCAAGGAAAACCGTATTGTGGGTGTTATCTCGCATGTGGAGGAGATGCAGCAGGAGATTGACGCCCACCTCAAAATTGTAAACGATGAGGAGCGGGGGAGTTTAATAAGAACCAGCTGGAGTTAG
- a CDS encoding methylated-DNA--[protein]-cysteine S-methyltransferase: MNTISIDYFSTPFGELVLGSFGNALCLCDWRYRKMRSEIDFRIASGLAATYQQGETPIIAQTKAQLADYFAGIAKTFDLPMLLVGSDFQKSVWHALLEVPYGTTETYRGLSKSMNNPKAIRAVASANGANALAIIIPCHRIIGSTGELVGYTGGLPAKRKLLDLESAGTTHQLSLFD, translated from the coding sequence ATGAACACCATTAGCATCGATTACTTCAGCACTCCCTTTGGCGAACTGGTCCTTGGATCGTTTGGCAACGCGCTTTGCCTGTGCGATTGGCGCTACCGTAAGATGCGCTCCGAGATCGATTTTCGTATAGCGTCGGGGTTGGCTGCAACCTACCAACAAGGTGAAACGCCCATTATTGCTCAGACAAAAGCGCAACTTGCCGATTACTTCGCCGGAATAGCCAAAACATTCGATCTCCCGATGCTCCTAGTGGGTTCCGATTTCCAGAAGAGCGTATGGCATGCGCTGCTTGAGGTTCCCTACGGCACAACCGAAACCTATCGTGGCCTTTCCAAGTCCATGAACAACCCTAAGGCCATTCGTGCGGTGGCCTCGGCCAACGGTGCCAATGCGCTTGCCATCATTATCCCCTGCCATCGTATTATTGGCAGCACCGGCGAGCTGGTGGGCTATACCGGCGGACTCCCCGCCAAGCGCAAGCTCCTCGATCTGGAATCGGCTGGCACCACGCACCAGCTATCGCTGTTCGATTAG
- a CDS encoding SanA/YdcF family protein, translated as MILMLYANSCIERSTKPYIYSNVHDVPYNSVGLLLGTNKLLRSGKPNQYFAYRIAATVELYKAGKVSNIVISGDNSTKGYNEPQDMKEALLAAGIPCERIYLDFAGFRTFDSVVRMNKIFGQSSFTIISQQFHNQRAIYIAKFFGLNASGYSAKDVDAYNGFKTQLREKFARVKVMLDLYFGKEPKFLGERIPIR; from the coding sequence ATGATACTAATGCTTTATGCAAACTCATGTATTGAACGCAGCACCAAGCCTTACATATATAGCAATGTGCATGATGTGCCCTACAATAGCGTTGGGTTGCTGCTGGGAACTAATAAACTTCTTCGTTCCGGTAAGCCAAACCAATATTTTGCCTACCGAATTGCCGCCACGGTGGAGCTATACAAAGCCGGGAAAGTTAGCAACATCGTTATTAGTGGCGATAACAGCACAAAGGGCTACAATGAACCACAGGATATGAAGGAGGCCTTGTTGGCAGCCGGTATCCCTTGTGAAAGAATTTACCTCGACTTTGCCGGATTCCGCACATTCGATTCCGTTGTTCGAATGAACAAGATTTTTGGGCAAAGCAGCTTTACCATTATATCACAGCAGTTTCATAACCAACGTGCCATATACATTGCCAAGTTTTTTGGGCTAAATGCATCGGGCTATAGCGCCAAAGATGTTGATGCCTACAACGGGTTTAAGACCCAATTACGCGAGAAGTTTGCACGTGTAAAAGTGATGCTCGATCTTTACTTTGGGAAGGAACCAAAGTTTTTGGGGGAGAGAATTCCGATTCGGTAA